Proteins encoded by one window of Cannabis sativa cultivar Pink pepper isolate KNU-18-1 chromosome 4, ASM2916894v1, whole genome shotgun sequence:
- the LOC115714366 gene encoding uncharacterized protein LOC115714366, with product MDFFKVKKFRKAHKPVVESEIEDKPVPQPEELKKENGGGDELSTKTNDADPSAEAEAEDDDDDDFITNEVKRRLKELRRNSFMVLIPEEESCAEEDEGEEEDEEGERSSCEWRDVEAEGRQWWGGFDALYDKYCERMLFFDRMSTQQLKENGSQTPTTPSPRSASKKLTSPLRCLSLKKFEEPDDETEHLQQLQHDPYQDIETAYVAQICLTWEALHCQYTQMCQKIVCQPENSTCYNHSAQQFQQFQVLLQRYIENEPFEQGLRAEIYARARKSLPKLVQVPNVKASDQKEIEGEESPLTVLAADLIKIMESSILTFHLFLKMDKKKSSGSLNLFGNQNHNATPLHQIQSSLEKKEMKLKELRKKRRGWKKRSWPLIQEDVPLLFGLIDVKVVSRVLRMVKITNEQLVWCEEKMKKLDLVDGKLRRDPSPILFPC from the exons ATGGATTTCTTCAAAGTTAAGAAATTCAGGAAAGCCCACAAACCAGTTGTGGAAAGTGAAATAGAGGACAAGCCTGTGCCTCAGCCAGAAGAGCTAAAGAAGGAGAATGGAGGAGGTGATGAACTTTCAACTAAGACAAATGATGCTGATCCCAGTGCTGAAGCCGAAGCtgaggatgatgatgatgatgatttcaTCACAAATGAGGTAAAAAGAAGATTAAAAGAACTTAGAAGGAAtagttttatggttttaattcCTGAAGAAGAGTCATGTGCTGAAGAAGATGAAGGAGAAGAGGAAGATGAGGAAGGTGAGAGAAGCTCTTGTGAGTGGAGAGATGTTGAGGCAGAAGGTCGACAATGGTGGGGTGGATTTGATGCTTTGTATGACAAATACTGTGAGAGGATGTTGTTCTTTGATCGTATGAGCACTCAACAGCTCAAAGAAAATG GCTCCCAAACTCCCACCAccccatcaccaagatctgCATCTAAAAAGCTGACATCGCCTCTCCGCTGTCTCTCTTTGAAAAAGTTTGAAGAACCTGATGATGAAACTGAGCATCTTCAGCAATTGCAGCATGACCCTTATCAGGATATTGAAACAGCATATGTAGCTCAGATTTGCTTGACTTGGGAGGCACTTCACTGCCAATACACCCAGATGTGTCAGAAAATTGTGTGCCAACCTGAAAATTCCACCTGCTACAACCACAGTGCTCAACAGTTTCAACAATTCCAGGTTTTGTTACAAAGGTATATAGAGAATGAGCCATTTGAGCAAGGTCTGAGGGCAGAAATTTATGCTCGTGCAAGGAAGTCTCTTCCTAAATTGGTACAGGTCCCTAATGTGAAAG CTTCGGATCAAAAAGAGATAGAGGGAGAAGAGTCACCGTTAACTGTTCTTGCCGCTGATCTTATCAAGATTATGGAGTCTTCAATTCTAACTTTCCACCTTTTCCTCAAGATGGATAAGAAAAAATCAAGCGGGTCTCTTAATCTCTTTGGAAACCAGAACCATAATGCAACCCCACTTCACCAGATTCAATCATCTCTCGAGAAG AAAGAGATGAAGCTCAAGGAACTGCGCAAGAAAAGGAGAGGTTGGAAAAAGAGGTCATGGCCATTGATACAAGAAGATGTTCCGTTGTTGTTTGGCTTAATCGATGTCAAAGTCGTGTCGAGGGTCCTTAGAATGGTGAAGATTACGAATGAGCAGCTAGTTTGGTGTGAGGAGAAGATGAAGAAACTTGATCTGGTGGACGGTAAGTTGCGAAGAGACCCTTCCCCAATACTTTTCCCCTGTTAA